The proteins below come from a single Tachypleus tridentatus isolate NWPU-2018 chromosome 13, ASM421037v1, whole genome shotgun sequence genomic window:
- the LOC143237408 gene encoding uncharacterized protein LOC143237408 translates to MLFTGIIFKTMNKQILQFVFAILFYKVECLQKNILVFGGNGFIGSDCVNVLKKEHKITLVNRGTPYWDAEKRVLPYVTLVSCDRNAGLENCAKFMQYLEQISNIDFVIDFSGYRPEVIQNACKVLRGKVGTYIYISSDSVYEVSAKNHTSPSKETDAERPSSTEEQERLNSFDPYGHNKLVCEEILRKQRNEGGFPYIVLRLPDVIGPRDTTNRWWTYQLWLQLVNSTGRPVLIPEKDMSITSSLVFVKDVAKILPKLFELASEKNRAVLDHSFNLAFSEHFTVRMILDKMQDILGLHGVEYQYINSEEIFEIYSSVFSFHIFPSVFQGPVDISSAQNVLGWSPTSWNIAATDTVNFYVQAFHCFPKERDEIVHRLLTHVVSPSHKDIFLEAVEKMIKNGLPDGSSCTHELIGTFHDEL, encoded by the coding sequence ATGTTGTTCActggaattattttcaaaaccatgAACAAACAGATATTGCAGTTTGTATTTGCTATCTTGTTTTATAAAGTAGAATGTTTACAGAAGAACATTCTTGTTTTTGGTGGCAATGGATTCATTGGATCTGACTGTGTTAATGTTCTTAAGAAAGAGCATAAAATTACTCTTGTAAATCGTGGTACACCTTACTGGGATGCAGAAAAGCGTGTTTTACCATACGTTACTTTGGTTTCTTGTGACAGAAATGCAGGACTAGAGAATTGTGCAAAATTCATGCAATATTTAGAACAAATAAGTAATATTGATTTTGTGATTGACTTCAGTGGGTACCGTCCTGAAGTTATTCAGAATGCTTGCAAAGTGCTACGTGGAAAGGTTGGTACTTATATTTATATCAGCTCAGATTCTGTGTATGAAGTAAGTGCTAAGAACCATACCTCTCCTTCAAAAGAAACAGATGCTGAAAGACCAAGTTCTACTGAGGAACAGGAACGACTCAACAGTTTTGATCCTTATGGTCATAACAAACTAGTTTGTGAAGAAATTCTAAGAAAGCAAAGGAATGAAGGAGGTTTCCCATACATCGTTTTGCGTTTGCCAGATGTTATTGGACCAAGAGACACTACTAACAGATGGTGGACATACCAGCTGTGGCTTCAGTTGGTAAACTCAACTGGTAGACCTGTTTTAATACCTGAAAAAGATATGAGCATTACGTCTAGTCTAGTCTTTGTGAAAGATGTGGCTAAGATATTGCCTAAGTTGTTTGAGTTAGCCTCTGAGAAAAATAGAGCTGTGTTGGACCATTCTTTTAACCTTGCCTTTTCTGAGCATTTCACAGTGCGAATGATCTTGGATAAAATGCAAGATATTCTTGGCCTGCATGGTGTTGAGTACCAGTACATTAATAGTGAAGAAATATTTGAGATATATTCTTCTGTATTCTCTTTTCACATATTCCCTTCTGTATTTCAAGGCCCGGTAGATATCTCTTCTGCTCAAAACGTTTTGGGTTGGTCTCCTACATCTTGGAATATTGCTGCTACAGATACTGTAAACTTTTATGTTCAAGCCTTCCATTGTTTTCCAAAAGAGAGAGATGAAATAGTTCATCGACTTCTAACCCATGTAGTGTCTCCGTCTCATAAAGACATTTTCTTAGAAGCAGTTGAAAAGATGATTAAAAACG